The Panacibacter microcysteis genome includes a window with the following:
- the fabG gene encoding 3-oxoacyl-[acyl-carrier-protein] reductase, with product MKLLEGKVAIVTGAARGIGAGIAIKFAEHGANIAFTYVSDSSEEKAATLENQLQSLGVKAKAYKSNAADFGQCEAFVNDVLKEFGAIDICINNAGISKDNLLLRVTEKEWDDVMDINLKSVYNMTKHVMRPMMKAKKGSIVNMSSMIGMRGNAGQSSYAASKAGIIGFTRSIAHELGSRNIRCNAIAPGFIETDMTHYLKDGAAGDDFLKRIPLGRFGTSEEIANTTLFLASDMGSYVTGQVLSVCGGLNI from the coding sequence ATGAAGCTATTAGAAGGAAAAGTTGCCATTGTTACCGGTGCTGCCCGTGGAATCGGGGCCGGTATTGCTATAAAATTTGCCGAGCATGGTGCTAATATTGCTTTTACTTATGTAAGCGACAGCAGTGAAGAAAAAGCGGCAACGCTTGAAAACCAGTTACAATCGTTGGGTGTAAAAGCAAAAGCATATAAAAGCAATGCTGCAGATTTTGGCCAGTGCGAGGCCTTTGTAAATGATGTGCTGAAGGAATTTGGGGCCATAGATATTTGTATAAACAATGCAGGTATAAGCAAAGACAACCTGCTGCTGCGTGTAACGGAAAAAGAATGGGATGATGTAATGGATATTAACCTTAAGAGTGTTTACAACATGACAAAACATGTAATGCGCCCGATGATGAAAGCAAAAAAAGGGAGCATTGTAAACATGAGCTCCATGATTGGTATGCGTGGCAACGCAGGGCAAAGCAGCTATGCGGCCAGTAAAGCGGGTATAATTGGGTTTACAAGATCCATAGCACATGAACTGGGCAGCCGGAATATACGTTGCAACGCAATTGCGCCGGGTTTTATAGAGACGGATATGACACATTACCTGAAAGATGGTGCTGCCGGGGATGACTTTTTGAAAAGAATACCATTGGGCAGGTTTGGTACATCTGAAGAAATTGCCAATACAACATTGTTTCTCGCAAGTGATATGGGCTCTTATGTTACCGGCCAGGTATTGAGTGTGTGCGGCGGTCTCAACATTTGA
- a CDS encoding SulP family inorganic anion transporter, with translation MKKIIKNMGADVPSSIVVFLVALPLCLGVALASNAPLFSGIIAGIVGGIVVGAVSKSHLSVSGPAAGLTAIVAASLVVLPSYEAFLVAVVIAGCLQIVLGFARAGVIGDYVPGSVIKGMLAAIGLILILNQFPHLLGDDSHFETDEGGQHEKSGNIFYTFIMAFTNINTSAFIVGGGSLLFYIGWEKFVSKKSGFIKFIPTPLLVVLLGVALNELFKNAAFADPLVGQHLVKIPVAGSSREFFSFFTAPDWATISNKDVWITAVTIALVATLESLLSIEAIDDLDPYQRVTPTNRELKAQGIGNLLSGLVGGLPVTSVIVRSSANVNAGARTKMSTIYHGTLLLLCVAFIPSVLNLIPKSALAAILIFTGYKLAKPSLFKTYYQKGWDQFLPLVITIIAILATDLLKGVLIGIVVGLFFILRSNFKTALLIVNDDNKYLFRFRKDVSFLNKPILKSKLEKIPENAFAIIDVSRADFIDKDVIEVVNDFLIHAHLKGIRVEIKKNPSKKDHLLIDDSKISW, from the coding sequence ATGAAAAAAATTATAAAGAACATGGGGGCAGATGTGCCTTCATCTATTGTTGTATTCCTGGTGGCCCTTCCCTTGTGTTTAGGTGTAGCCCTGGCTTCCAATGCCCCGTTATTTAGCGGTATTATTGCAGGGATTGTAGGCGGTATTGTGGTTGGTGCAGTAAGCAAATCTCATTTAAGCGTAAGCGGGCCCGCGGCTGGTTTAACAGCTATTGTGGCCGCCTCGCTGGTAGTATTGCCGTCTTATGAGGCTTTTTTGGTAGCGGTAGTAATAGCCGGTTGTTTACAGATCGTGCTCGGTTTTGCAAGGGCAGGCGTAATAGGAGATTATGTACCGGGCAGTGTAATAAAAGGTATGCTTGCAGCAATCGGGCTTATACTTATTTTAAACCAGTTTCCGCACCTTTTGGGCGATGATTCACATTTTGAAACCGATGAAGGCGGGCAACATGAAAAAAGCGGCAATATATTTTACACGTTTATCATGGCTTTTACCAACATCAATACCAGTGCTTTTATCGTTGGCGGGGGGTCATTGCTGTTTTATATAGGATGGGAAAAATTTGTATCTAAAAAATCGGGTTTTATCAAATTCATTCCCACACCATTATTAGTGGTTTTACTGGGTGTGGCATTGAATGAACTTTTCAAAAATGCTGCTTTTGCAGACCCATTGGTGGGCCAGCACCTGGTAAAAATACCTGTCGCAGGTTCGTCCCGGGAGTTTTTTTCCTTTTTTACGGCACCAGACTGGGCCACCATTTCCAATAAAGATGTATGGATTACTGCTGTTACCATAGCGCTTGTTGCTACACTGGAAAGTTTATTGAGTATAGAAGCGATCGATGACCTCGATCCTTACCAGCGAGTAACCCCTACCAACAGGGAACTTAAAGCGCAGGGAATTGGCAACCTTTTATCCGGCCTGGTTGGCGGATTGCCTGTAACCAGTGTAATTGTTCGTTCATCAGCCAATGTAAACGCAGGGGCCAGAACAAAAATGTCTACGATTTATCACGGTACATTGCTCCTGTTGTGCGTGGCATTTATTCCTTCGGTGCTAAACCTGATTCCGAAGTCTGCGCTTGCTGCTATCTTGATTTTTACCGGTTATAAACTGGCAAAACCATCCCTTTTTAAAACGTATTATCAAAAGGGTTGGGATCAGTTTTTACCTTTGGTCATAACAATTATCGCCATTCTTGCAACGGATCTCTTAAAAGGTGTATTGATAGGGATAGTTGTCGGGCTGTTTTTTATATTGCGCAGTAATTTTAAAACAGCATTGTTAATAGTAAATGATGACAACAAGTATCTTTTCAGGTTCAGGAAAGATGTTTCTTTTTTAAACAAGCCTATCCTGAAATCAAAGCTTGAAAAAATACCTGAAAATGCGTTCGCGATCATCGATGTGTCGAGAGCAGATTTTATAGATAAAGATGTGATCGAGGTAGTGAATGATTTTCTGATTCACGCTCACCTGAAAGGGATCAGGGTAGAAATTAAAAAGAATCCATCCAAGAAAGATCACTTACTGATAGATGACAGTAAAATTTCCTGGTGA
- a CDS encoding carbonic anhydrase: MESYHKLLLENKAWAEEKVQDDPKYFSRLADIQRPDFLWIGCSDSRVPANEITNTQPGEIFVHRNIANMVVNTDTNLLAVLEYAVVHLKVKHVIVCGHYGCGGVKASMTSHDFNHVLNMWLRNIKDVYRLHRQELDTIENIDARADRLCELNVKEQVMNLAKTSIIQRAWKHEQRPHLHGWVYGLKDGIINPVFEMEAGTHIDGIYEYDDL; encoded by the coding sequence ATGGAATCATACCACAAATTATTATTAGAGAATAAGGCATGGGCCGAAGAGAAAGTTCAGGACGATCCAAAATATTTTAGCCGGCTGGCAGATATTCAGCGCCCGGATTTCCTATGGATCGGTTGTAGTGACAGCCGTGTTCCTGCCAATGAAATTACCAATACACAACCGGGTGAAATATTCGTACACAGGAATATTGCCAATATGGTTGTAAACACCGATACAAACCTGTTGGCAGTGCTGGAATATGCTGTAGTGCACCTGAAAGTAAAACATGTAATTGTTTGTGGCCATTATGGCTGCGGTGGTGTAAAGGCTTCAATGACCAGTCATGACTTTAATCATGTGTTGAATATGTGGCTGCGTAACATAAAGGATGTTTACCGTTTACACCGCCAGGAGCTGGATACCATTGAAAATATTGATGCAAGGGCAGACAGGCTTTGCGAGCTAAACGTAAAGGAACAGGTTATGAACCTTGCCAAAACATCTATTATTCAGCGTGCATGGAAACATGAGCAAAGACCACACCTGCATGGCTGGGTATATGGTTTGAAAGATGGCATTATTAATCCTGTTTTTGAAATGGAAGCAGGAACGCATATTGATGGAATTTATGAATATGATGATCTGTAG
- a CDS encoding DNA-3-methyladenine glycosylase family protein, protein MNNIRNFSSADFTALCDRLAEKDKDLHKVILQFGYPPLWGRSASFATLIHIILEQQVSLASAKAAFLKLEAFVGAITPENVLAMTDEQMKACYFSRQKMVYARHLAAAIMQGEFNLESLAELEDDDLRTTMKKLKGIGDWTTDVFMMMVLHRCDCFPTGDIALVKSTKEVKNLPADTGKAAILAIADDWRPYRTIAAFILWHAYIKKRNIIF, encoded by the coding sequence TTGAATAACATACGGAATTTCAGCAGTGCTGATTTTACAGCACTATGCGACAGGCTTGCTGAAAAAGACAAGGACTTACACAAAGTCATTCTACAATTCGGCTACCCGCCATTATGGGGCAGAAGCGCTTCTTTTGCTACTTTGATCCATATTATACTTGAGCAACAGGTGTCGCTTGCATCTGCAAAAGCAGCCTTTCTGAAGCTGGAAGCCTTCGTTGGAGCAATAACACCGGAAAATGTGCTTGCAATGACAGATGAGCAAATGAAAGCCTGTTATTTCAGCCGGCAGAAAATGGTGTATGCAAGACACCTTGCCGCTGCCATTATGCAAGGTGAATTTAATTTAGAAAGCCTGGCTGAGTTAGAAGACGACGACTTGCGTACCACGATGAAAAAGCTGAAAGGTATTGGTGACTGGACGACCGATGTTTTTATGATGATGGTTTTACACAGGTGCGATTGTTTTCCAACAGGCGATATTGCGCTGGTGAAAAGCACTAAAGAAGTAAAAAACCTTCCTGCTGATACAGGCAAAGCAGCAATACTTGCTATAGCAGATGATTGGCGCCCTTACAGAACTATTGCAGCTTTTATTTTATGGCATGCATACATAAAAAAACGAAACATCATATTCTGA
- a CDS encoding enoyl-CoA hydratase/isomerase family protein, translated as MIQEIKEGYVKIEREHGISTIEFYHPQSNALPGKILETLAHDIHSEGLDTNIKVIVLRSAGEKTFCAGASFDELAAINTQEEGIRFFSGFAAVINAMRKCPKLIIARIHGKCVGGGVGLAAAADYAIAAEGADIKLSELSVGIGPFVVGPAVERKMGTSAFSQIAIDATMWRPADWARRKGLYAELHGDVSGMDDSIARLSSSLSHYSTEAIKELKKILWRGTEHWDDLLKERAAISGKLILSEYAKEFIRKFKNKEKVA; from the coding sequence ATGATACAGGAAATTAAAGAAGGCTATGTAAAAATTGAGAGAGAGCACGGCATTTCTACTATAGAATTTTATCATCCACAAAGCAATGCTCTGCCGGGAAAAATTCTCGAAACACTTGCACACGATATACACAGTGAAGGACTTGACACCAACATAAAAGTTATTGTTTTACGCTCGGCCGGCGAAAAAACATTTTGTGCCGGTGCATCTTTCGATGAGCTGGCTGCCATTAATACACAGGAAGAAGGCATTCGTTTTTTTAGTGGTTTTGCGGCCGTAATCAACGCCATGCGTAAATGCCCCAAACTGATAATTGCACGCATACATGGCAAATGCGTGGGTGGTGGTGTTGGCCTTGCGGCTGCCGCTGATTATGCCATAGCCGCTGAAGGGGCCGACATTAAGCTGAGTGAGCTGTCTGTAGGTATAGGACCATTTGTTGTAGGGCCTGCTGTAGAACGTAAAATGGGTACTTCTGCATTTTCGCAGATTGCTATTGATGCTACCATGTGGAGACCGGCAGACTGGGCAAGGCGTAAAGGTTTGTATGCAGAACTGCATGGTGACGTTTCGGGTATGGATGACAGTATTGCACGGTTATCTTCTTCGCTCTCTCATTATAGTACCGAAGCAATTAAGGAGCTGAAAAAAATATTGTGGCGTGGCACAGAGCACTGGGACGACCTCCTGAAAGAACGTGCCGCAATAAGTGGCAAACTGATATTGAGCGAATACGCAAAAGAGTTTATCAGGAAATTTAAAAACAAGGAAAAAGTTGCATAG
- a CDS encoding multiheme c-type cytochrome has translation MINSIRSKRILIFSIVMLAILAAAIFVIRQQSSRVVIRDTQGRAYAGTEACKSCHLSVYDSFITTPHMLTSAAATKKTVLGSFAGKDKTIIYNEHEKILVTDSAGKLWQCAFLDNEQKLAHSFDISIGRGFLGQSYLYWQEKKLFQLPVSYIGPAKQWGNSPGFPDKILFTRTITPRCLECHTTYARTLSTPDLGYAFDEDAIIFGVTCERCHGPAADHVTFHTRHPEIKQAKYIINAARLGIQKQLDACAFCHSGQREALQPAFTFTTGDNLSNFYAPTYNKTAAENTDVHGNKYELITSSRCFIKSRQMTCSSCHNTHNNETDNLQLFSRRCMACHEPGTDAFCKAPHDNAMLQANCIDCHMPGQESKAISLGLSDNTKMNSSPAIVRTHLIKVYPEAYKRFMKTHAR, from the coding sequence ATGATCAACTCCATTCGCAGTAAACGGATCCTGATATTCAGCATAGTGATGTTGGCTATCCTTGCTGCCGCAATTTTTGTTATACGTCAACAATCTTCCCGGGTGGTTATAAGGGACACACAGGGGAGAGCTTATGCCGGTACAGAAGCATGTAAGAGCTGTCATCTTTCTGTGTATGATTCTTTCATCACCACACCCCATATGCTTACGTCTGCTGCTGCAACAAAAAAAACCGTTTTAGGAAGTTTTGCAGGCAAAGACAAAACAATCATATATAATGAACACGAAAAAATTCTTGTAACCGACTCGGCAGGTAAACTATGGCAGTGTGCTTTCCTGGATAACGAACAAAAACTTGCCCATAGTTTTGATATCAGTATTGGACGGGGATTTCTTGGGCAGAGCTACCTGTACTGGCAGGAAAAGAAGTTATTTCAATTACCGGTATCGTATATCGGCCCCGCAAAACAATGGGGCAACAGCCCGGGGTTTCCTGATAAAATTTTGTTTACCAGGACCATTACTCCAAGGTGTCTTGAATGCCATACAACGTATGCCAGAACCCTCTCTACACCGGATCTCGGTTATGCATTCGATGAAGACGCGATCATCTTCGGCGTTACGTGCGAACGCTGCCACGGCCCTGCCGCTGATCATGTAACTTTTCATACCAGGCATCCGGAAATAAAGCAGGCAAAATATATTATCAATGCTGCAAGACTTGGCATACAAAAACAACTTGATGCCTGTGCGTTTTGCCACTCGGGCCAGCGGGAAGCTTTGCAACCGGCGTTTACATTTACCACCGGCGATAATCTATCAAACTTTTATGCGCCGACTTATAATAAAACCGCAGCAGAAAATACTGATGTGCATGGCAATAAATATGAGCTGATTACCTCCAGCAGATGCTTTATTAAAAGCAGGCAAATGACCTGCAGCAGTTGTCATAATACACACAATAATGAAACGGATAACCTGCAGCTATTTTCCCGGCGATGTATGGCGTGTCATGAGCCAGGAACTGACGCTTTTTGCAAAGCACCACACGATAATGCCATGTTGCAGGCAAATTGTATTGACTGCCATATGCCCGGCCAGGAATCTAAAGCAATAAGCCTGGGTCTTTCTGACAATACAAAAATGAATTCGTCACCTGCTATTGTAAGAACACACCTGATAAAGGTTTATCCTGAAGCATATAAGCGTTTTATGAAAACCCATGCCCGGTAG